One window of the Eucalyptus grandis isolate ANBG69807.140 chromosome 8, ASM1654582v1, whole genome shotgun sequence genome contains the following:
- the LOC108954467 gene encoding major strawberry allergen Fra a 1-3-like, which yields MVELVVLSIPSLAKYTKHKIDTLEVENFYYKYTLIESGIKFDKIDFIVYEVKCTSIDGGCVCKMSNDCHVKEGAELKEDEIKQGKDRAMGLFKTVVEYLLVKSMFVLKLSF from the exons ATGGTGGAGTTGGTAGTATTAAGCATACCAAGTTTGGCGAAA TACACTAAGCACAAGATTGACACTCTTGAGGTTGAGAATTTCTACTACAAATATACTTTGATTGAAAGTGGTATCAAGTTCGACAAAATTGACTTCATTGTCTATGAGGTGAAGTGCACATCAATTGATGGTGGATGCGTTTGCAAGATGAGTAACGACTGTCATGTTAAGGAAGGGGCAGAGCTCAAGGAAGATGAAATCAAGCAGGGCAAAGACAGGGCTATGGGATTGTTCAAGACAGTTGTAGAGTACCTCTTGGTAAAATCAATGTTTGTGCTTAAATTGTCTTTTTAA